Proteins from a genomic interval of Sphingobacterium lactis:
- the rplW gene encoding 50S ribosomal protein L23 — MEIIKKPILTEKASLLTEKLNRYSFKVDHRANKIQIKNAVEQMFGVTVVSVNTAVVAGKAKSRYTKAGFVSGRSPKYKKAIITVKDGETIDFYSTL; from the coding sequence ATGGAAATTATCAAAAAACCGATCTTAACTGAGAAAGCTTCATTGTTAACGGAGAAATTGAACCGTTACTCTTTCAAAGTAGATCATAGAGCAAACAAGATCCAAATCAAAAATGCTGTTGAGCAAATGTTCGGTGTTACTGTTGTTTCAGTAAACACGGCAGTTGTTGCGGGTAAAGCAAAAAGCCGCTACACAAAAGCAGGATTTGTATCCGGCAGAAGCCCTAAGTATAAGAAAGCCATCATCACGGTGAAAGATGGTGAAACAATTGACTTTTACAGTACACTATAA
- the rplR gene encoding 50S ribosomal protein L18 has protein sequence MITMAGIKSARRARIKKGIRKHLAGSTERPRLTVFRSNKGIYAQIIDDTNGKTIVSASTLSKDFAEGGNKVDQSKAVGKLVAEKAVAAGISKVVFDRNGYLYHGRIKSLAEGAREGGLDF, from the coding sequence ATAATAACCATGGCAGGAATTAAATCAGCTCGCAGAGCGAGAATCAAAAAAGGAATTAGAAAACACCTGGCTGGATCAACAGAACGTCCACGTTTGACAGTTTTTAGAAGCAATAAAGGAATCTACGCACAGATTATCGATGATACAAATGGTAAAACTATCGTTTCCGCATCTACATTATCCAAGGATTTTGCAGAAGGTGGCAACAAAGTAGACCAATCGAAAGCAGTAGGTAAATTGGTTGCTGAGAAAGCGGTTGCAGCAGGAATTAGCAAAGTAGTTTTTGACCGTAATGGGTACTTATACCATGGCCGTATCAAATCATTGGCTGAAGGTGCTCGCGAAGGCGGTTTAGACTTTTAA
- the secY gene encoding preprotein translocase subunit SecY: MKKLITTLTNIWKIEELRNRILNTLLFLLIYRIGCHVVLPGVNPDALVVNREGGNDIMNLINMFAGGSFSRAAIFALGVMPYISASIVVQLLGIAVPAFQKMQKEGESGRKKMTQITRYLTVAITLVQAVAYVKTQIGPEAKTIADPMFSILSAIVLTAGTLFVMWLGEKITDKGIGNGISLIIMAGIIAQLPAGITAEWASRMSPSGGGPIPLLLEFVALFFVVIFTILIVQGVRKIPVQYAKKIVGNKQIGGVRQYIPLKVNAAGVMPIIFAQAIMFLPMSLQQFFPNVQSDFLNSLANYTSVTYNVVFALLIIAFTFFYTAIMVNPQQMSEDMKKNGGFIPGIKPGFETNTFIDNVISHITFPGAVFIAIIAILPAIATLFGVNNQFAHFFGGTSLLILVGVVLDTIQQIESHLLMRHYDGLMKTGRVKGRSTAAPVDGYDQTAL; this comes from the coding sequence ATGAAGAAACTAATCACAACCTTAACCAATATATGGAAGATAGAAGAGCTACGCAATCGTATCTTGAATACATTGCTATTTCTTCTAATATACCGCATTGGTTGTCACGTGGTTTTACCAGGTGTCAATCCTGATGCATTGGTAGTAAATAGAGAAGGTGGCAATGACATCATGAACCTGATCAATATGTTCGCTGGGGGCTCATTCTCCCGTGCGGCCATCTTTGCATTAGGGGTTATGCCATACATCTCGGCATCTATCGTCGTGCAGCTATTGGGGATTGCTGTGCCTGCTTTTCAGAAGATGCAGAAGGAGGGAGAGTCTGGTCGTAAGAAGATGACGCAGATTACACGTTACCTAACAGTAGCGATTACCTTGGTTCAGGCCGTAGCGTACGTGAAGACCCAGATCGGGCCAGAAGCGAAAACTATTGCAGATCCAATGTTCTCTATCCTATCGGCTATCGTCTTGACCGCGGGTACATTGTTTGTGATGTGGCTAGGTGAAAAGATTACCGATAAAGGAATTGGTAATGGTATTTCCTTGATCATTATGGCGGGTATTATTGCTCAGCTTCCTGCAGGTATTACTGCAGAGTGGGCATCCAGAATGAGCCCTAGTGGCGGTGGTCCTATTCCATTGTTACTGGAGTTCGTTGCCTTATTCTTTGTGGTGATCTTTACGATCTTAATCGTACAGGGTGTTCGCAAGATCCCTGTGCAGTACGCAAAGAAGATCGTTGGTAATAAACAAATCGGTGGTGTTCGTCAATACATTCCTTTAAAGGTAAATGCGGCGGGTGTAATGCCTATCATTTTCGCGCAGGCGATTATGTTCTTACCGATGTCGTTGCAACAGTTCTTCCCGAACGTGCAATCTGACTTTCTGAATTCGTTGGCTAACTATACGTCCGTAACGTATAATGTGGTATTTGCATTGTTGATCATTGCATTCACGTTCTTCTATACGGCGATCATGGTGAACCCGCAGCAGATGTCAGAGGACATGAAGAAGAATGGTGGATTCATCCCGGGCATCAAGCCTGGTTTTGAGACCAACACGTTCATCGACAACGTAATTTCACATATTACCTTCCCTGGAGCAGTATTCATAGCAATCATTGCCATCTTACCGGCAATTGCTACGCTGTTCGGAGTAAACAATCAATTTGCCCACTTCTTCGGTGGTACATCCCTACTGATCTTGGTAGGTGTGGTATTGGATACCATCCAGCAGATTGAGAGTCATTTGTTAATGCGTCATTATGACGGTTTGATGAAAACAGGTCGTGTTAAGGGTAGAAGCACCGCTGCTCCCGTAGATGGCTATGATCAGACCGCATTATAA
- the rpsQ gene encoding 30S ribosomal protein S17 has translation MERNLRKTRIGLVVSNKMDKSIVVAVERKVKHPIYGKFVKKTTKFKAHDETNTCGIGDTVLIMETRPLSKTKNWRLVEILERAK, from the coding sequence ATGGAAAGAAATTTAAGAAAAACAAGAATCGGCTTAGTAGTTAGCAACAAGATGGACAAATCTATCGTAGTAGCTGTTGAGCGTAAAGTGAAACACCCTATTTACGGTAAATTCGTTAAGAAAACTACTAAATTTAAAGCTCATGACGAAACTAATACCTGCGGTATCGGCGACACGGTATTAATTATGGAAACTCGTCCGCTGAGTAAGACAAAGAACTGGAGATTGGTAGAAATTTTAGAAAGGGCTAAATAA
- the rplF gene encoding 50S ribosomal protein L6: MSRIGKAPIAIPSGVTVSVSDKNLVTVKGPKGELSQQLDRDITVKEEDGNIVVTRPTEQKKHKALHGLYRALLNNMVVGVTEGYKTTQELVGVGYRASNTGNTLELTLGFSHQIVFVLPQEIKVTTTAEKGKNPTITLESIDKQLIGQVAAKIRSFRKPEPYKGKGIKFAGEVLRRKAGKSAKK; the protein is encoded by the coding sequence ATGTCAAGAATTGGAAAAGCGCCTATCGCTATCCCTTCGGGAGTAACGGTATCGGTATCAGATAAGAATCTGGTAACTGTAAAAGGCCCTAAAGGTGAGTTATCACAACAATTGGATCGTGACATTACCGTTAAAGAAGAAGATGGTAATATCGTCGTTACGCGTCCTACAGAACAAAAAAAGCACAAAGCATTACACGGTTTATACCGCGCCCTGTTGAACAACATGGTTGTTGGTGTTACTGAAGGTTACAAAACTACACAAGAATTGGTTGGTGTTGGTTACCGTGCTTCAAACACAGGTAATACGTTGGAGTTGACGTTAGGTTTCTCCCACCAGATTGTATTCGTATTGCCACAGGAAATTAAAGTTACCACAACTGCTGAGAAGGGAAAGAACCCAACGATCACGTTGGAATCTATCGACAAGCAACTGATCGGTCAAGTAGCGGCGAAAATCCGTAGCTTCCGTAAGCCAGAGCCATACAAAGGTAAAGGTATCAAGTTTGCAGGTGAAGTATTAAGAAGAAAAGCAGGTAAATCAGCTAAAAAATAA
- the rplO gene encoding 50S ribosomal protein L15, with amino-acid sequence MNLSNLKPAAGSVKTKKRIGRGQGSGRGGTSTRGHKGAGSRSGNSRKIGFEGGQMPLQRRVPKFGFKNLNRVEYVGVNLDVLQGIVEKFNLTAVDFDTLKEHGLVSKNDLIKILGRGELTAKVEVKAHAFSASAQKAIEAAGGSIVKL; translated from the coding sequence ATGAACTTAAGTAATCTTAAACCAGCAGCTGGTTCAGTAAAAACTAAAAAACGTATTGGTCGTGGTCAAGGATCAGGTCGTGGTGGAACATCTACACGTGGTCACAAAGGAGCAGGATCTCGTTCAGGTAACTCGAGAAAAATCGGTTTCGAAGGTGGTCAAATGCCTTTGCAACGTCGTGTTCCTAAGTTTGGTTTCAAAAACTTGAACAGAGTTGAGTATGTAGGTGTAAACTTAGATGTATTGCAAGGTATTGTTGAGAAGTTCAACTTGACAGCAGTTGATTTCGATACATTGAAAGAGCACGGATTGGTTTCTAAGAATGATTTGATCAAAATCTTAGGTCGTGGTGAATTAACCGCAAAAGTAGAAGTAAAGGCCCATGCATTTTCCGCTTCAGCACAAAAAGCAATTGAAGCAGCAGGTGGTTCTATCGTTAAATTGTAA
- the rpsH gene encoding 30S ribosomal protein S8 has product MNTDPIADYLTRVRNAIKANHRVVEIPASNLKKEITKVLFDKGYIANYKFIEEGPQGSIKIALKYHPISKVPAIRTLTRVSKPGLRKYASVDNLPRVLNGLGIAILSTSKGVMSDKEAAVQNVGGEVLCYIY; this is encoded by the coding sequence ATGAATACAGATCCAATAGCGGATTACCTTACCCGAGTAAGGAATGCCATTAAGGCCAACCACAGGGTTGTTGAAATTCCTGCATCGAACCTTAAAAAAGAAATCACAAAAGTTCTTTTCGACAAAGGTTACATTGCTAACTACAAATTTATCGAGGAAGGTCCTCAAGGTTCCATCAAGATTGCCTTGAAGTACCACCCAATTAGCAAAGTACCGGCTATTCGCACTTTGACACGTGTGAGTAAACCTGGTTTGAGAAAGTATGCAAGTGTTGACAACTTACCTCGTGTATTAAACGGTTTAGGAATTGCGATTTTGTCTACTTCCAAAGGAGTAATGTCAGACAAAGAAGCTGCCGTTCAAAACGTTGGTGGAGAAGTTTTATGTTACATTTATTAA
- the rplP gene encoding 50S ribosomal protein L16 has translation MLQPKRTKFRKMQKGRMKGNATRGAELAFGSFGIKSMEPAWITSRQIEAARIAVTRYMKREGQVWIRIFPDKPVTKKPAEVRMGKGKGAPEYWVAVVRPGRMLFEAEGVPLEIAKEALRLAAQKLPVQTKFVIRRDYVEA, from the coding sequence ATGTTACAGCCAAAAAGAACGAAGTTCAGAAAGATGCAGAAAGGCCGCATGAAAGGTAATGCCACTCGTGGAGCGGAATTAGCTTTCGGATCTTTCGGTATCAAATCAATGGAGCCAGCATGGATCACAAGCCGTCAAATTGAGGCAGCTCGTATTGCGGTAACACGTTATATGAAGCGTGAAGGACAAGTTTGGATCCGCATTTTCCCTGACAAGCCAGTTACCAAGAAACCTGCAGAGGTACGTATGGGTAAAGGTAAGGGTGCTCCAGAATATTGGGTTGCTGTAGTGCGCCCAGGCCGTATGTTATTTGAAGCAGAAGGCGTTCCATTGGAAATCGCTAAAGAAGCATTGCGCTTAGCTGCTCAAAAATTACCGGTACAAACGAAATTTGTGATACGTAGAGACTACGTAGAAGCATAG
- the rplD gene encoding 50S ribosomal protein L4, whose amino-acid sequence MEVKVFNLSGKETGAKVQLPETVFGVEPNDHAIYLDVKQYLANQRQGTHKSKQRNEIAGSTRKLHKQKGTGGARAGSIKSPLFNGGGRVFGPQPRDYSFKLNKKLKQLARKSALSYKAQENNVVVLDEVNFDSIKTKNYVALVNALNIADEKTLLVLPAYNNNVYLSSRNLKKAKVIVASELNTYDVLNATKLLLTSDSVKSLEEAFAK is encoded by the coding sequence ATGGAAGTTAAAGTATTCAATTTATCAGGTAAAGAAACAGGTGCCAAGGTGCAACTTCCTGAGACGGTATTCGGTGTTGAGCCAAACGACCATGCGATCTATTTGGATGTGAAACAATACTTAGCGAACCAACGCCAAGGAACTCACAAATCAAAACAACGTAATGAAATCGCGGGTTCAACTCGTAAATTACACAAACAAAAAGGTACTGGTGGTGCTCGTGCGGGTTCTATCAAATCTCCATTGTTTAACGGTGGTGGTCGTGTATTCGGTCCACAGCCTCGTGACTACAGCTTTAAATTGAACAAGAAATTAAAGCAATTGGCACGTAAATCCGCATTAAGCTACAAAGCACAAGAGAACAATGTTGTGGTATTAGACGAAGTGAACTTCGATTCGATCAAAACAAAGAACTACGTTGCCCTAGTTAATGCATTGAACATTGCTGACGAGAAAACTTTATTGGTATTGCCAGCATACAATAACAATGTTTATTTATCAAGCAGAAACTTGAAGAAAGCAAAAGTTATCGTAGCATCTGAGTTGAATACATACGATGTATTGAACGCTACGAAATTGTTGTTAACATCAGATTCTGTTAAATCTTTGGAGGAGGCATTCGCTAAGTAA
- the rplN gene encoding 50S ribosomal protein L14 — MVQQESRLNVADNSGAKEVLVIRVLGGTRKRYASIGDKIVVTVKSAIPSGNVKKGSVSKAVVVRTKKEIRRKDGSYIRFDDNAAVLLNNNDEPRGTRIFGPVARELREKQFMKIVSLAPEVL; from the coding sequence ATGGTACAACAGGAATCAAGACTAAATGTAGCTGACAATAGCGGTGCTAAAGAAGTTTTAGTAATCCGTGTATTGGGCGGTACGCGTAAGCGTTATGCATCTATCGGTGATAAAATCGTTGTTACCGTTAAGAGCGCTATCCCTTCAGGAAACGTTAAAAAAGGATCAGTTTCAAAAGCAGTAGTCGTACGTACGAAAAAAGAGATCCGTCGTAAAGATGGTTCATACATTCGCTTCGACGATAACGCTGCAGTATTGTTAAATAACAACGATGAACCACGTGGAACACGTATCTTCGGCCCTGTGGCTAGAGAGTTGCGTGAGAAACAGTTCATGAAGATTGTATCACTAGCACCGGAGGTTTTATAA
- the rplX gene encoding 50S ribosomal protein L24 — protein sequence MAQKTKTTTHKIKIKKGDLVKVIAGNSKGVQGKVLQILVDANRAVVEGANIVKKHTKPSAANPNGGIIEKEAAINISNLALIDPKTGETSRVGRKLNADGKLVRYAKKSGEEIK from the coding sequence ATGGCACAGAAAACAAAAACAACGACTCACAAGATCAAGATCAAAAAGGGTGATTTAGTGAAAGTTATCGCTGGTAACTCTAAAGGTGTGCAAGGGAAAGTATTGCAAATTTTAGTGGATGCGAACAGAGCAGTAGTTGAAGGCGCTAACATCGTTAAGAAACACACTAAACCAAGTGCAGCTAACCCGAATGGTGGTATCATTGAAAAAGAAGCTGCAATCAACATCTCAAACTTAGCATTGATCGATCCTAAAACAGGTGAAACTTCACGTGTTGGTCGTAAGCTAAATGCAGATGGCAAATTAGTTCGTTACGCAAAAAAATCAGGGGAGGAAATTAAATAA
- the rplE gene encoding 50S ribosomal protein L5, translated as MTYTPRLKAKYAEEIRASLKEKFQYKSVMQVPKLEKIVVSQGIGAATADKKLIDNSITELTTITGQQAVPTKSKKDISNFKLRKGMPIGARVTLRDNTMYEFLDRLIAVSLPRIRDFRGINDKGFDGHGNYNLGITEQIIFPEINIDKINKIQGMDITFVTSAKNDIEALELLKLFGLPFKNQNTNNNG; from the coding sequence ATGACTTATACACCAAGATTGAAAGCGAAATACGCAGAGGAAATCCGTGCGTCGCTTAAAGAAAAATTCCAGTATAAAAGCGTTATGCAAGTTCCTAAACTGGAAAAAATCGTAGTATCCCAAGGTATCGGTGCAGCTACAGCAGACAAGAAATTGATCGACAACTCCATCACGGAATTGACAACGATCACTGGTCAGCAAGCTGTTCCTACGAAATCCAAAAAGGATATCTCGAACTTCAAATTACGTAAAGGTATGCCAATTGGTGCACGTGTTACATTGCGTGACAACACCATGTACGAATTCCTTGATCGTTTAATCGCTGTATCTTTGCCACGTATCCGTGACTTCCGTGGAATCAACGATAAAGGTTTCGATGGACATGGTAACTACAACTTGGGTATCACCGAGCAGATCATTTTCCCAGAGATCAACATTGACAAGATCAACAAGATCCAAGGTATGGACATCACGTTCGTGACTTCTGCAAAGAACGATATCGAAGCATTGGAATTACTTAAATTGTTTGGCTTACCATTCAAAAACCAAAACACGAATAACAATGGCTAA
- the rpmD gene encoding 50S ribosomal protein L30: MAKIKITQIKSVIDRSERQKKTIEALGLKRINHSVEVEATPAIIGMVRKVNHLVAIETI, translated from the coding sequence ATGGCAAAAATCAAAATCACCCAGATAAAGAGCGTTATCGACAGAAGCGAGCGCCAAAAGAAAACAATTGAGGCTTTGGGATTGAAAAGAATCAACCACTCAGTTGAAGTAGAGGCTACCCCAGCGATTATCGGAATGGTTCGCAAAGTGAATCATTTGGTAGCAATCGAAACTATTTAA
- the rplB gene encoding 50S ribosomal protein L2, with protein MAVKRFKPVTPGTRFRVGADYSDVTTNVPEKSLVVSIKKSGGRNNSGKMTMRYIGGGHKKAYRLIDFKRDKKDIPAKVATIEYDPNRTARIALLHYADGEKRYIIAPAGLTVGQTVVAGDTVAPEVGNTLPLANIPLGSIIHNIELNPGQGGSIARSAGTYAQLSARDGKYAIIKLPSGETRMILLTCVATIGSVSNAEKANQVLGKAGRKRWLGRRPRVRGVAMNPVDHPMGGGEGRTSGGHPRSRTGVLAKGYKTRYKKKTSNRYIIERRKK; from the coding sequence ATGGCAGTTAAAAGATTCAAACCGGTTACCCCTGGTACTCGTTTCAGAGTAGGTGCTGATTATTCAGACGTTACAACTAACGTTCCTGAGAAATCATTAGTAGTTAGCATCAAGAAGTCAGGTGGTCGTAATAACTCCGGTAAAATGACTATGCGTTACATCGGTGGGGGACATAAGAAAGCATACCGATTAATTGATTTCAAACGCGATAAAAAAGATATCCCTGCAAAAGTAGCTACCATCGAGTACGATCCAAACCGTACAGCACGTATTGCATTATTGCACTACGCAGATGGTGAGAAACGTTACATCATTGCTCCAGCTGGATTGACAGTAGGACAAACAGTAGTAGCAGGTGATACAGTTGCCCCAGAAGTAGGAAATACATTACCATTGGCAAACATCCCATTGGGTTCTATCATTCACAACATTGAATTGAATCCAGGTCAAGGTGGTTCCATCGCACGTTCAGCAGGTACATATGCACAATTGTCTGCACGTGATGGTAAGTATGCTATTATCAAATTGCCATCGGGCGAGACACGCATGATCTTATTGACATGTGTCGCTACGATCGGTTCTGTATCGAACGCAGAGAAAGCGAACCAAGTATTGGGTAAAGCTGGACGTAAGCGTTGGTTAGGCCGTCGTCCTCGCGTTCGTGGTGTGGCTATGAACCCGGTTGATCACCCTATGGGTGGTGGTGAAGGCCGTACTTCAGGAGGTCACCCTCGTTCAAGAACAGGTGTGTTGGCTAAAGGCTACAAAACACGCTACAAGAAGAAAACATCGAATCGTTACATCATTGAGAGAAGGAAAAAATAA
- the rpsC gene encoding 30S ribosomal protein S3 — protein MGQKANPIGSRLGIIKGWDSNWFGGNNYSDKLVEDEKIRKYLSVRIAKGGVAKVVIERTLKRITVTIHTARPGIVIGKGGQEVDKIKEELKKLTKKDVQINIFEIKRPELDAKLVAEGIAKQLEARISFRRAMKTSIASTMRMGAEGIKVMCSGRLGGAEMARTEQYKEGRTPLHTLRADIDYALAEALTTYGKIGVKVWICKGEVYGKRDLSPNIGQASGVKSRGGNEGGENRRDNRGGGRRDNRGGGRRDNNRGGKRD, from the coding sequence ATGGGACAAAAAGCAAATCCAATAGGTAGCAGATTAGGAATCATCAAAGGATGGGATTCTAATTGGTTCGGAGGCAACAACTATTCTGATAAGTTAGTTGAGGACGAAAAAATCAGAAAATATCTTTCAGTACGTATCGCTAAAGGCGGTGTTGCGAAAGTGGTTATCGAGCGTACGTTGAAACGTATCACGGTAACTATCCACACAGCACGTCCAGGGATCGTAATTGGTAAAGGTGGTCAAGAAGTTGATAAGATCAAAGAAGAGTTAAAGAAATTAACGAAGAAAGATGTTCAAATCAACATTTTCGAGATCAAACGTCCAGAATTGGATGCGAAACTAGTTGCTGAAGGTATTGCAAAACAATTAGAAGCTCGTATTTCATTCCGTCGTGCTATGAAGACTTCGATCGCGTCTACGATGCGTATGGGAGCTGAAGGTATCAAAGTAATGTGTTCAGGTCGTTTGGGTGGTGCTGAGATGGCACGTACCGAGCAGTACAAAGAAGGAAGAACTCCTTTGCACACATTGCGTGCTGATATCGACTATGCATTGGCAGAAGCGTTGACTACATACGGTAAGATCGGTGTCAAAGTATGGATCTGTAAAGGTGAAGTATATGGCAAGCGTGATCTAAGCCCGAACATCGGTCAGGCATCTGGTGTGAAATCACGTGGTGGCAACGAAGGTGGTGAAAACCGTCGTGACAACCGTGGCGGAGGTCGTAGAGACAACCGTGGTGGTGGCCGTCGTGATAACAACCGTGGTGGAAAAAGAGATTAA
- the rpsS gene encoding 30S ribosomal protein S19, translating to MARSIKKGPYIDHNLERKVLSMNETNKKSVIKTWSRRSMISPDFVGHTFAVHNGNKFIPVYVTENMVGHKLGEFAPTRTFRGHAEKKK from the coding sequence ATGGCTCGTTCAATTAAAAAAGGTCCTTATATCGATCACAACTTAGAAAGAAAAGTTCTTTCTATGAATGAAACAAACAAGAAGTCAGTAATCAAGACTTGGTCTCGTAGATCAATGATTTCACCTGATTTTGTTGGCCATACCTTCGCAGTGCACAACGGGAATAAATTCATTCCAGTTTATGTAACAGAGAATATGGTCGGTCACAAGCTTGGTGAATTCGCGCCTACGCGTACATTCAGAGGCCACGCAGAAAAGAAAAAATAA
- the rpsE gene encoding 30S ribosomal protein S5: MALSNIKRVKSSEIELKDRLVSIQRVAKVTKGGRTFSFSAIVVVGDENGIVGYGLGKAKEVTEAITKGIDDAKKNLVKVPIIKGTVPHEQYGKYSGGSVLIKPAVSGTGVLAGGAMRAVLESAGITDVLAKSLGSSNPHNVVKATIDALANMRDAYTVAQTRGVDLNKVFNG; this comes from the coding sequence ATGGCATTAAGCAATATTAAAAGAGTAAAATCAAGCGAAATCGAATTAAAAGATCGCTTAGTAAGCATCCAACGCGTAGCCAAAGTGACCAAAGGTGGTCGTACTTTCAGCTTTTCTGCTATCGTAGTAGTAGGTGATGAGAATGGTATCGTAGGTTATGGCTTGGGTAAAGCAAAAGAGGTGACAGAAGCGATCACGAAAGGTATCGACGATGCGAAAAAGAACTTGGTGAAAGTTCCTATTATCAAAGGTACAGTTCCTCATGAACAATACGGTAAGTACTCTGGTGGTTCGGTTTTGATCAAACCAGCAGTAAGTGGTACAGGAGTATTGGCAGGTGGTGCGATGCGTGCGGTATTGGAGTCAGCTGGTATCACAGACGTATTGGCGAAATCCTTGGGATCATCTAACCCTCACAACGTAGTAAAAGCAACTATCGATGCATTAGCAAACATGCGTGATGCTTATACAGTAGCGCAAACACGTGGTGTCGATTTAAACAAAGTATTTAACGGTTAA
- the rpsN gene encoding 30S ribosomal protein S14, with protein MAKEGLKAREVKRQKLVAKYAEKRAALKAAGDYEALDKLPKNASPVRLHNRCKLTGRPKGYMRQFGISRVTFREMALDGKIPGVKKASW; from the coding sequence ATGGCTAAAGAAGGATTAAAGGCACGCGAAGTTAAGCGTCAGAAATTAGTAGCAAAATATGCAGAGAAACGTGCAGCGTTAAAAGCGGCAGGTGACTACGAAGCATTAGATAAATTGCCAAAGAATGCATCGCCTGTAAGATTGCACAACCGTTGCAAATTGACAGGTCGTCCTAAAGGATATATGCGTCAGTTCGGTATCTCCCGTGTAACATTCCGTGAGATGGCGTTGGACGGAAAGATCCCGGGAGTGAAAAAAGCTTCTTGGTAA
- the rpmC gene encoding 50S ribosomal protein L29: protein MKNSEIVELSTEDLTARLAEEKAALNKLKFAHAVSAIENPNVIKAARKTIARLSTEVSKRQNAAKSETAAEAQN, encoded by the coding sequence ATGAAAAATTCAGAAATCGTAGAATTATCAACTGAGGATCTAACAGCTCGCCTTGCAGAGGAGAAAGCTGCCTTGAACAAATTGAAATTTGCACACGCTGTTTCTGCTATTGAGAATCCAAACGTGATCAAAGCAGCTCGCAAAACTATCGCTCGTTTATCTACAGAGGTATCCAAGCGTCAAAATGCAGCAAAATCTGAAACAGCCGCTGAGGCACAAAATTAA
- the rplV gene encoding 50S ribosomal protein L22, whose translation MEATKKLKKSVLIKQRKEQEKAQVGGASTAKLLNCPTSPRKMRLVVDLIRGQKVENALYILKHTGKEAAVRVEKLLLSAIKNWEAKNEGASVEDGGLFVKEVSVGGGRQLKRLRPAPQGRGYRIRKRSNHVTLVVDSLNNVNN comes from the coding sequence ATGGAAGCAACAAAAAAACTCAAAAAATCTGTTTTAATTAAACAGCGCAAAGAGCAGGAAAAAGCTCAAGTAGGAGGAGCTTCTACTGCCAAGTTATTGAATTGCCCTACTTCCCCGCGCAAAATGCGCTTAGTAGTGGATCTTATCCGTGGTCAGAAAGTAGAGAATGCACTTTACATCTTGAAGCACACTGGTAAAGAAGCTGCCGTTCGCGTTGAGAAATTATTATTATCAGCGATCAAGAACTGGGAAGCGAAAAACGAAGGTGCATCAGTAGAAGACGGTGGTCTTTTTGTAAAGGAAGTATCTGTAGGTGGCGGTCGTCAATTGAAGAGATTACGTCCTGCACCACAAGGTCGCGGTTACAGAATCCGTAAGCGTTCTAACCACGTAACATTGGTAGTAGATAGTTTAAATAACGTAAACAACTAA